A stretch of Dysidea avara chromosome 5, odDysAvar1.4, whole genome shotgun sequence DNA encodes these proteins:
- the LOC136255798 gene encoding uncharacterized protein — MSKMDVRKKIEVITQSYDVLVSTMPINSGRILQSLHSEEVITTTTLQQIRIEPLRRDKVMLLLDTVILRSLRVGMGDLYDKLADVLVESDDPVAKKLGNGLKEGRIEDDRPPPVKIEYNAKTASDAIRSMYVELTDGIPIKLLIPKLLARHVITQDDKDIIESEQLNPLHIHKTSYLLDEKIMRGLRLNITKPFEDFLQIMEECEDAIGNSLAHELKVKCGRITLPREVIISPEEDEVSDGLEAYLKDSAKEGSACYLASEPWIYAICLINIETVVKGERKYGKGSGFVGTLTIRGRTVTVLITNNHVFQTVEQARNATFQFGYHSHQDQSCQPNEIEGQMLIPENTLFFTNKCSDLKFDSLDYTVVEVNEQQLKKTTFCSKLDGIKHSIDDCKFDLDKHIQFSSAKPRDDRVVSIYHHPQGRTLKKSSQQSKNCDYLLFYLCDTEAGSSGSPIVKTTGDDHRYVIGLHRGYMKIGKTSYNYGSTMSAIVDHIHNKPPKYATSRDELVKLLR; from the exons ATGTCGAAAATGGACGTCCGAAAGAAGATCGAAGTCATCACACAGTCTTACGATGTGTTGGTGTCCACGATGCCCATCAACAGTGGCAGAATCCTTCAGTCCCTGCACAGTGAAGAAGTGATCACAACTACAACACTCCAACAGATACGTATTGAGCCGCTGAGAAGAGACAAGGTGATGCTCTTGTTAGATACCGTTATCCTGAGAAGTCTCAGGGTGGGGATGGGTGACTTGTATGATAAACTGGCGGACGTTCTGGTGGAAAGTGATGATCCAGTAGCAAAAAAGCTTGGGAATGGCTTAAAGGAAGGAAGAATAGAGGACGACCGACCACCTCCAGTGAAGATTGAGTATA ATGCAAAAACTGCTAGTGATGCTATTCGGAGTATGTATGTGGAGTTAACTGATGGTATTCCGATTAAATTACTGATACCAAAACTGCTAGCAAGGCATGTCATCACTCAAGATGACAAAGATATTATTGAATCGGAGCAACTCAACCCTTTGCACATACATAAGACAAGCTACTTGTTGGATGAAAAGATTATGAGAGGGCTAAGGCTTAACATAACGAAACCATTCGAGGATTTTCTACAAATAATGGAGGAGTGTGAAGATGCGATTGGCAATTCTTTAGCTCATGAGCTAAAAGTAAAATGTGGCCGCATTACCCTTCCCCGGGAAGTCATCATTTCTCCTG AGGAAGATGAAGTTAGTGATGGTTTAGAAGCTTATCTGAAAGATTCTGCCAAGGAAGGAAGTGCTTGCTACTTAGCAAGCGAGCCATGGATTTATGCTATTTGTCTAATTAATATTGAAACAGTTGTTAA GGGTGAAAGAAAATATGGAAAAGGTAGTGGCTTTGTTGGCACCTTAACAATCCGTGGAAGGACTGTTACTGTTCTGATTACCAACAATCATGTTTTCCAAACGGTGGAGCAAGCCCGTAATGCAACTTTCCAGTTTGGCTACCATAGTCACCAAGACCAGTCTTGTCAACCAAATGAGATTGAAGGGCAGATGCTGATACCTGAAAACACTTTGTTTTTTACTAACAAA TGTTCAGACCTGAAGTTTGATTCCCTTGATTACACTGTGGTGGAGGTAAATGAACAACAATTGAAAAAGACCACATTCTGTAGTAAGCTGGATGGTATCAAACACTCCATTGATGATTGCAAGTTTGATTTGGACAAGCACATCCAATTTTCTTCTGCTAAACCACGCGATGATAGAGTGGTGTCCATATATCACCATCCTCAAGGACGCACTTTAAAGAAATCCTCCCAGCAGAGTAAGAATTGTG ATTATCTTCTCTTCTACTTGTGTGACACTGAGGCAGGATCATCAGGGTCACCAATTGTTAAAACAACAGGCGATGATCACCGTTATGTAATTGGTTTACATCGGGGATATATGAAAATTGGTAAGACATCTTATAACTATGGTTCTACTATGAGTGCCATTGTCGATCATATCCATAACAAGCCTCCCAAATATG CAACAAGCAGAGATGAACTGGTTAAATTGCTTAGATAA